In the genome of Stegostoma tigrinum isolate sSteTig4 chromosome 16, sSteTig4.hap1, whole genome shotgun sequence, the window gacattagctgTCTTTAATCTTCACTATCCTTGTCTCTTGCATTTGCGTCACTGACTGGCCAGTTCCCTCACCAAGGTGGAATTTGTGGATTTCAGAATACCGATTCCTGCCAACATCTGATCTTTAAGGGAATTTCTCAGCCCAGTGTAAATGGTCTTGGGGCTTGGTTATGAAATGTTGCTTTACAAGACAGCTATTGGCTCCATAACCTTCCTCTGAACCAGTATCATTGCTGTCTCAGGTGTCTACCTATGTTTAGCATAGAGACCTGTCTTCTTCCACAGACTGGCTCTGTCCTTTGACATGTAGCATGACTGGTTCCAATTGtgaaggagagaaggaagctTCTACCTCCACCTGGCTGTCTCCTTCACTGTGCACTGAGGCAGGGCTGGTATCTGTCACTGAATACCACTTGGTTCAAAACATCTGCCTTTTTTGGGGTTAGAGTATTTGAGTGGGGAATATTCAGTCCTAGTGCCTTTTTtccagtcagagagagagagagagagttgcaaCGTCCAGTCAGAAATGAAGTGGACACACTTCACTCTCCATTTTCTGTTGCTGTCTATCGACCATGGTTATTGCCCGTTTTTCATGAAACCGGATCCCAATTTGGAGGATAATCCCATTGAAGAATtaagaatggttacagcacagaaagagaccatccAACCCATCATGTCAATACTGACTCTGCGCAAGAACACCGTGGCCCTTTCCCTGTACCAGTCAAGCATTTTTTCCCCCTTCAGCTAATTATGAATACCCTCTTGAGAGCCACAGCGGAATCTCTGTTCACCACATTATGGTCAAGTGGTTGAGTTTTTGTATGATTATTGATAGGAGGAGGCTATGCGTCTCCTAGAGATGATTCCGTCCCATTTGATGTGACCGAAAACCATCTACCCATCTTTACCCAATTCCTTGTCATATCTTGGGTTAAGAACAATCTGTaatcttttgatttttaaagtgAACAATTGATCAAGTATCATTATGATTTGCAGAGGAGAATTCCAAACTTCTTTCTTCATGTGCAAACATCTTGGTGAAAttatttcctaatttcactcctgaaagacCTGACTCTAATTTTTTGACTCTGGCTCTAATTTCTAGGTGCTACCTCTTAATCGTAGGCTCCTCGGCCAGTGGAAGTAGTTGCCAACTACCTACGCTATCTGTTGCCtttaatattttgaaaactttgaGCAAACTGCCCTTTAAGTTCTAGGAATAAAACCCTactttgtgtaatctctcctctTGGCATAATTCAGTTCTCATTCTGAAAAGTCGACACTGCAGTCTTTCTAACAATCTTGCCTTATATGTTACACTCTTGCTGAACGAGCTGTTTCTCAgtcttcctcctctctctttctcctgccCGACCCCAGTAGAAAAGTAAAACCTGGTGCCCCGTAGATGGAAGCTTGGCCAGGATATAAATGGGAACGAGGTCGCTGTGACATTTAATACGGTTATAATTGtgtttaactttattttttaTCCTTCCAATACCGTCTTACCTTTCTGTGCAATCTTGACATCAGATGGGCACTCTAGAAATGATGGTATTTGTTTAATCAGAATATTGTGTCCATTTGGTTTCTCTTCCACAAGGTGCCAAGGCAAATTGCcatctctgctttcttcctgaGGAAGAGTGTTAGACTTGTCCATTTTGGGAGGGGACGGTGATGTTTAGTGGATGTAAGTCTTTTATTCTGAGgtggaatggtggagcaagaaGTACATGGTGGATATCTGGGAGTTTCAGTCCATGTCTGCTTGTTCTAAGCTGGTGTAGGGTTGGCTGGATCTGCCTGTCAGTTACGCCCATGCTCACAGCTTGACCCTCAGCGAGTAACTGTGTGTGAGCCCAGACAGTACTAGTTGGGTATTTCCTGACAGCAGGCATCACCACCAAGCTGTATTCCATCTAACTATTCCGCATGGCATGGTCAAGTATGGAGATGTGTGGAGTCCTGCTGACTGACAGCACTGTGCTAACTAACTCTGGAAGGTTGAAATAGCGCAACTGCCTCCCAGCGCTGAACTCTTCCATTGACTTAAGTTGAGAGACTCTGTCTATTGGTCCGACTTTATGCCCCCGACTGTTTGTCCGAGCAGTAATTTACACCGTTTTCTTCTTTGTACTCGGTCACAGAGGAGTGGGCCCTGGATGCAACACCCGAGAGATTGCAGATAAGCTGATAGACCTAAAGGCGGAGATCGAGGATTTGGACAGACGAGAGCAAGAGCTGGACCAGCAACGAGTCTGGGTACAACAGAGCATTCAGAATGTGACGGACGATATCGAGAACAGCAGATATCCTTTGGCGCAGACCTCGGTCTCCAACTCAGGGTCAATAAACGTGaactagaaaagcacagcaggtcgtACAGCATTCGAGGAGCgggctcctcagatgctgtctgacctgttgtgcttttccagccccacatttattgactctagcttgcagtacctgcagtccttattgtctccttGGTCTCCAACTCGTCCTCTTTTAAAATCTGTGATCCCATCTTGAACACAGGCTGCGACCTGCCTCCTATTGGTTTGGCATTCACTTAATGATCATGTACTTAAAACACTCCATTTGGCTGTATCCACTTCAGCTGTGCAGTTAACCTCCCCTCAGCTCACTGAGCTGTCCTCAGTAACATCAACACAAATTTGCCCACTTCACAAACACCTCTCTGAGAGACTGAATTTCCCACAGAAGAAACACTTGGACACCTATCTCACCCTTGCTGCTCGCACTCAATTACTgcacaaccctctccccatgtGAATGAGCAGCACCTTCTGTGGTTTAATCTGGGCGTCCcatttctgtttttccctttggtTACAATGCCTTGTGTACCTTGCCCATACACCCATCGTTTACGTATAATTAGGTATTGGAACTTAGTGTTGCATAGGTCCAGGTGGGCTATTGGACTGTACACATGTTACCTCTCCACTATCCTGTGGTCTTTAGCACTCTCCCTAGTTTGCTGCCACCCACATGCATGCAGTACACGCATTATCATCTGTGTGTCAGCCCTCCTTTAATACAGTGGGAGGTTCAACAATAGGTTGCCCCTTAACTAGTGCCTGACTTCGAGGCATAGTACAGTTTCATCaactgagagtgagtgagttcTTGGTGTTGCCTCTCCTTAACTGTTTTTTACATTAGCATATGTGACACATGAGGATATGTGCCGATGTTTTAAAGGTAAGAAATGTGCGTTTGTGGCCACTGGAGTTCCTGGGATCTTtttggtggggtgtgtggtgaGAGATAATCCTGCAGGGCCGGTAATTGGGTGCAAGGCCAATGCTAGATTTGGGGGTGGACATATATAGGGAGTGAATCAAACTCTTCAATACCCTAGACAGCAGAATGCCGCCTAGGAGTTTGTGTGTTCGGAATTAGAGGGGCTGGTGCTGAACTGTGTATTTTACCTACTTGATGTCACAAGGTGTCACGTTGAGACCATCTCTCGTACCCTTGAGGACGGTGACCAGCCACTGAgtggcttccacagccttttgtatctcctctcgctctcgcgtgctctctctctaaTAATGTCTTCTGTCTGTTTGACCAGGTGATACGTTGTTAGCAATCCAGGCACCCTCAGGCACCCAACTGGAGGTTCCCATCCCAGAAGGCGTGAGTATTGCACCTGATAACATATATTTTCATGCCTTCGGTTCTCTCTTCCTGCTCCTCCCATTGCCCTCCTATTTACTCTCCTCCTTACCTCTCCCTTAATgttcctccctccccacctttgcCAAGCAGCTTGCTTGCATGTTGTTTGTGTTCTAGGGCTTGAATGGACAGAAGAAGTATCAGATCCACTTGAAAAGCACAACCGGTCCCATCAACGTTTTGCTGGTGAACAAGGACACTTCGTCCTCCTCCCCAGTGGTGGTACCTGTGCCCCCACCTGAAGACATGATCCAGTGTACGTCAACGGTGCCCACAACCCCGCAGAGGCCAGCACTGGCCAGTACCCAGGAGGCCGAGCCAACGTTACCAACCCGGTCTGCCTCCCCGTCCACTGCCTCAGAGGTATCTCGGCCTCAGCCCACAGTAACAACACCCACAGGTGAGCGCTGCCCACAGCATTGCATTGAACTTTCAGCTTCAGGGTCAGGGAGTCAAACAATAGGCAAGGCAAGGGAATGGGACTGGTCAGCTTTCGCCAGTTTGAGTGTGTTGCAAATACAGGTTCCCACCTTGGTAGGATGTGGGTCACTGATGGTCAAGCGCATCCCATTGACTGTGGCTTGACCATCTGACCTGCTACTACGGCTACTCAGGAACACAGCCCGATGTTGGAGCtgtagagtttttttttctgatttgaaACAAATCTACATCTCCCAGGTGAATGTGacaaaagtactgtggatgctggactCTTGGGGCGAAAAATAAGTTGGAAATGCTGGGAAATTCTGAAACAGAATACTTCCAGCTTTCGTTAGATGAACTGGTGAAGTGGTGCTGcctgtcctggatagtgttgataACATCAAACATTTCCAAGAAAGTGGAGATTATTCCACTGCACTGCAGAGTAATGCTTTGTTCGTAGACAGGCACTCAGGAGACTGGAAATGACTTTCTGCAGAATTCACAGCCATTAACCTGATCCAGTGTTTGTATTGAGGTCATGCTCTACCTTCTTTGCCAGTAATCTTAAATTTTTTAATTCTCTGATGTTTCATTTCACTTGAATTCGCATTATGGTGATATCATGATGGGCTTAACTCCACTTTGTTCCTCTAttctctttcaccccctccccGACTCCAAAGAAATAACCATTGTCAATCAGAAATTGGCCTGATACGCCctcaaatatattcagtgacccagTTTTCACAGTTGTGTTGGGAAAACGGTTGTCACTATTGTATAATGTCTTGCACATATCACCATGGTGACGTGCTGCACTGAGCCTCTTAACTGAGCTATTGTGAATGAAGAAAGTTTTGGgaaattaattgaaacataaaacaaacagcaggcaGAATTTTCGGTATGTGTTGAACGTGAGCAGAGGTGCCCTTTGACCTACAGTTGGCTGGTAGTGGCCCCTTTGGAAGGTTACATTTACAGCAAGCTTTATCAGCCAGGCTGGATGTGAGCTGCCAACTCTCCCTTTGGGCTGGAAGAGACTGTTTGGCCTTGACTTCTAATGCCATTCATTTCTGCTATTCCCTGTTATTCAGTGCCAAGTGCATCAGCACAAGAGTCCCCCAGCAACACCAACAATGTCTTAAGCCTGGAACCTCTCAACCTGCTGCCAACACCCACCAGTCAATCCATAACCATGGAAACACAGCCCCTGGAATCCTCAGCCTCACTGGACAGCAGCACGTCTTTATCCAACCCCACTACCTCCTTTGCACCAATCAAAACTGAATCTTCTGTGGGTGAGTTACATTTCCTGTTTTTTGGGTGACATATGTTTTGAGGCCTTTGGACCTGGAGCTTGGAGGTAGAAATTAACTTCACAAACATTACAAAACTAATAAAGTGATATGCCCAAAGTTGAAAAAGGTGGTCTACATGGAGCTTTTGTCAGCTGATTTTGTTAACGGTTCCATTTTCTCAactcccattcccccccacctCAAATGTATCATCATCACCTCAAAGTAAACCTATTTCTTCTCATTTCCAACCTCTCTTTCCTCTTCAAATTCGTTCAACATGTTCTCTTCTTCAAAATCCATTCTCAGAACTTTGTTTGAATCGCAGAATCAGAGGTTTCTGCCCCTGATACTATAAAGAAGCAGCTCTCACTAAAGTCACATGACATCCTATCTGGCAGTGACAAAGGTTAACCTTCTGTTCCTCATCCATCTCAAAGTGTTTACAATTTTAACACCATTGACTGCACCATCTTACCCTATCCATCTCCACTCTCATCTACCTGCGTGCTCTCACCTAGTTCCATTCTTATCTATAGATATCATGGTCAGAGACTCACTGACAATGGCTTCTTTTCCTGCTTCTGGGATCCCTAAGATTCTATCCATGGGGCCATTTCCTGTTCATCCTTAACACATCTAGCTCAACCTAACTACCATCTCTTTCAACCCTTCGACTGCCTGGAAATGATCAGACTCTTTATCCAATGTCTAGTATTAGATGAGCTGAAACTTCAAACCAATTAAATATCAGGAAGACCAAGACCATTAGCTTCAGTGGCGTGTCACAAATCTTTCCCTGGCTATTGAATCCATCCGTCTCCCGAGCAACTGAGGATAAACCAGACAGCTTGCAATGTTGTATTTCCAAAAATTATCTCTGCCCATCCTCTGTTACATTGCCTGACTCTGTCGCTGTTCATTTGGTGAAACACTCATCACATCCTCGAGCTCCAGCCTCAATGAATCCAATTCTCTCCTGGCTGTGTTTCATCTTCCACCTTTCATAAACGTCttcagctcatccaaaactctgctgtccaATTTCTGCCAGGCACCAAGTCCTttttcccaccatcctctgctcATTTACCCACATTGACCCATGGGTTTtgccccattatctctgtgatcTCCATCAGCATCTCAACCTTCCAGGATATGTGCAGCCCTCTGGCTCTGGGCTCTAGGACATGCCTGGTTTTAATTACTTTGCCATTAGTGATTGTGACCTTTGGCTGCTTTCAGCTTAATCTctgaaatttcttctgaacctttTCACTTCTCTGCCCCGTTGTCCTCCTTTAAAACAGACTTCAAAAATCACTGTTTCTCGAAACCCCTCATCATTTGACCTAATAATAACTAATTAAGCAGCTTGCTGTGGAAGTTCTTTTCGCTAATGATGCTTTTGCAGAAAGCCAttgggaccgaagatggagagaaaagaagataggtggagagtagagtataggtggggagatagggaggggataggtcagtccagggaagacggacaggtcaaggaggtgggatgaggttagtaggtaggaaatgaaggtgcggcttggggtgggaggaggggatgggtgagaggaagaacaggttagggaggcagagacaggttggactggttttgggatgcagtgggtggaggggaagagctggactggttgtgtggtgcaggggggggaggggatgaactgggctggttttgggatgcagtaggggaaggggagattttgaagctggtgaggtccacattgataccattaggctgcagggtttcccaagcggaatatgagttgctgttcctgcaaccttcgggtggcatcattgtggcactgcaggaggcccatgatggacatgtcatctagagaatgggagggggagtggaaatggttcacgactgggaggtgcagttgtttgctgcgaactgagctgaggtgttctgcaaagcggtccccaagcctccgcttggtttccccaatgtagaggaagcca includes:
- the e2f4 gene encoding transcription factor E2F4 — protein: MAEALPQTPSRHEKSLGLLTTKFVSLLQEAKDGVLDLKVAADTLAVRQKRRIYDITNVLEGIGLIEKKSKNSIQWKGVGPGCNTREIADKLIDLKAEIEDLDRREQELDQQRVWVQQSIQNVTDDIENSRLAYVTHEDMCRCFKGDTLLAIQAPSGTQLEVPIPEGGLNGQKKYQIHLKSTTGPINVLLVNKDTSSSSPVVVPVPPPEDMIQCTSTVPTTPQRPALASTQEAEPTLPTRSASPSTASEVSRPQPTVTTPTVPSASAQESPSNTNNVLSLEPLNLLPTPTSQSITMETQPLESSASLDSSTSLSNPTTSFAPIKTESSVDLEFPKELTEMFDPTKECMDSDLIDELMSSEVFAPLLRLSPPPGDHDYYFNLDDSEGVCDLFDVPILNL